The Fundidesulfovibrio putealis DSM 16056 genome includes a window with the following:
- a CDS encoding Fic family protein gives MSRQYQPPYSITSAVVNLIAEISEAVGRMTVLADQSRALRLRRINRIRTIHGSLAIEGNTLSEVQITAILAGKRVIGPPREVQEVKNALAAYDRFDSWRPEAEKDLLEVHRILMSGLVDEAGVYRRGGVGVMAGKDVIHMAPPAARVPILMGDLFNWLAATDAHPLIASSVFHYEFEFIHPFADGNGRMGRLWQNLILASWNPLFADIPVESLIFEHQAEYYQALRESTRQSDSAPFIAFMLRMLLDTVATSAPQVTPQVTPQVGELLTAMQGEMSREALQSSLGLRDRKSFRERYLKPALADGLIEMTILGKPNSRMQQYRLTDKGRQWLAQHGDG, from the coding sequence ATGAGTCGACAATACCAGCCGCCTTATTCCATCACGTCAGCCGTCGTGAACCTGATCGCCGAGATCAGTGAGGCCGTCGGACGGATGACCGTGCTCGCCGACCAGTCCAGGGCGTTGCGGCTTCGGCGCATCAACCGCATCCGTACCATTCACGGCTCGCTGGCCATCGAGGGCAATACCCTGAGCGAGGTTCAGATCACAGCCATCCTGGCGGGGAAGAGGGTGATTGGCCCGCCCCGTGAGGTGCAGGAGGTGAAAAACGCCCTGGCCGCCTACGACCGTTTTGATTCTTGGCGGCCTGAGGCGGAAAAGGACCTGCTGGAAGTGCATCGCATCCTGATGTCCGGCTTGGTCGACGAGGCTGGCGTATACCGACGCGGTGGCGTGGGAGTCATGGCCGGGAAGGATGTGATTCACATGGCTCCCCCGGCTGCTCGGGTTCCGATACTGATGGGCGACCTGTTCAACTGGCTTGCGGCCACCGATGCCCATCCGCTCATCGCCAGTTCGGTCTTCCACTACGAATTTGAATTCATCCACCCCTTTGCCGACGGCAACGGTCGCATGGGGCGGTTGTGGCAGAACCTGATTTTGGCCAGCTGGAATCCCTTGTTTGCCGACATCCCGGTGGAAAGCCTGATCTTCGAGCACCAAGCCGAGTATTATCAGGCCTTGCGAGAGAGCACTCGCCAGAGCGACTCCGCGCCCTTCATCGCCTTCATGCTTCGAATGCTCCTGGACACGGTGGCTACCTCCGCCCCCCAAGTCACGCCTCAAGTCACCCCCCAAGTCGGCGAACTGCTGACGGCGATGCAAGGAGAGATGAGCCGCGAGGCGTTGCAATCCTCACTCGGACTGCGAGACCGCAAATCCTTCCGCGAACGCTACCTCAAACCGGCCCTGGCCGACGGTTTGATCGAAATGACCATCCTAGGCAAACCCAACAGCCGCATGCAACAATACCGTCTGACAGACAAGGGTAGGCAGTGGCTGGCACAGCATGGAGATGGATAA
- a CDS encoding TOTE conflict system archaeo-eukaryotic primase domain-containing protein: MSGQRLNAQDELRRLREENVRLKALLTRHGIAWDNPVAPDPVPAPAEPNPVPTHFSTNDKIALFRRLFRGRGDVYPQRWESTKGASGYSPVCGNEWKPGVCHKPRVKCGDCNQRQLLPVTDQVIYDHLAGKQTIGVYPLLADDSCYFLAADFDEADWREDANSFMQSCRELGIPAALEISRSGNGAHIWIFFAEPVPAREARQLGAALVSHTCDRTRQLSLASYDRLFPNQDTLPKGGFGNLIALPLQMHPRKLGRSVFVDEYLQHHPDQWAFLASIRCLSKRELEDAILRASGGRHPLDVGSVAEDEDSKPWQRPSPVHTRIAGPMPESLSLVLANQIFIAKADLPPSLANRLIRIAAFQNPEFYKAQSMRLPVWNKPRIIGCAENHPQHIGLPRGCLDAVADLLRENDIRWELQDERLPIRKVTVKFTGTLRKDQKVAVREMLKHEVGVLQAPTAFGKTVTAAALIAKRKVSTLVLVHRTELLRQWQERLTGFLELPKEGLGVIGGGKENPSGTIDIAVMQSLSRRENLGELLDRYGQIIVDECHHLSAFSFEAILKQAKARYVVGLTATPVRRDGHQPIIFMQCGPIRHSAKKPETAPSQLEVWPNYLPATEIPPDTPIQGVFHLVANDVVRNRRIAADVLAAYQEGRKVLVLTERTEHLTLLKEALGEHARHCFVLHGRLSKKQRSAVFAELDVLEEAAPRVILATGRLIGEGFDHPPLDTLVLAMPISWKGTLQQYAGRLHREHADKKDVRIHDYIDEDQPQLARMWKKRQQGYRAMGYRIRTEHSLI; encoded by the coding sequence ATGAGTGGCCAGAGACTGAATGCACAGGATGAACTGCGGCGACTACGCGAGGAGAACGTTCGCCTTAAGGCTCTGCTGACCCGGCATGGCATCGCTTGGGACAATCCAGTCGCCCCTGACCCCGTTCCGGCTCCAGCGGAACCCAATCCAGTTCCCACCCATTTCTCCACCAACGACAAGATTGCCCTGTTCCGCCGCCTGTTTCGGGGGCGCGGGGATGTCTATCCCCAGCGCTGGGAGTCGACCAAGGGGGCTTCCGGCTACTCGCCGGTCTGTGGAAACGAATGGAAACCCGGCGTCTGCCACAAACCCCGAGTCAAATGCGGCGACTGCAACCAGCGCCAGCTGCTGCCAGTGACCGATCAGGTGATCTACGACCATTTGGCCGGGAAACAGACCATCGGCGTCTATCCACTCCTGGCAGACGACAGTTGTTATTTCCTGGCGGCTGATTTCGACGAGGCTGATTGGCGTGAGGACGCCAACTCCTTCATGCAGTCCTGTCGGGAACTGGGCATTCCGGCTGCATTGGAAATTTCCCGATCCGGCAACGGTGCGCATATCTGGATATTCTTTGCCGAGCCGGTTCCGGCTCGCGAGGCCCGGCAACTCGGGGCGGCGCTGGTCAGCCATACTTGCGACCGTACCAGGCAGTTGTCCTTAGCCAGCTACGACCGCTTGTTTCCCAACCAGGACACCCTGCCCAAGGGAGGCTTCGGCAACCTCATCGCGCTGCCCTTGCAGATGCACCCGAGGAAGCTGGGGCGCAGTGTGTTCGTTGATGAATACCTGCAACACCATCCCGATCAGTGGGCGTTTCTTGCTTCAATCCGGTGCTTGTCAAAAAGGGAGCTTGAGGACGCCATCCTGCGGGCCAGTGGAGGACGCCATCCCCTGGATGTGGGTTCCGTGGCGGAGGATGAAGACAGCAAGCCCTGGCAGCGTCCGTCGCCTGTCCACACCCGGATAGCCGGACCCATGCCTGAATCTTTATCCCTGGTGCTGGCCAACCAGATTTTCATCGCCAAGGCTGATCTTCCTCCGTCTCTGGCCAACCGCCTTATCCGCATCGCCGCCTTTCAGAACCCTGAGTTCTACAAGGCACAGTCTATGCGCCTGCCGGTGTGGAATAAGCCGCGAATCATCGGCTGCGCCGAGAATCATCCCCAGCACATCGGCCTGCCTCGCGGCTGTCTAGATGCGGTGGCGGACCTTTTGCGGGAGAATGACATTCGCTGGGAGTTGCAGGACGAACGCCTGCCGATACGGAAGGTGACGGTCAAATTCACCGGCACATTGCGAAAGGACCAGAAGGTCGCAGTGCGGGAAATGCTCAAACACGAGGTCGGCGTACTCCAAGCCCCAACGGCCTTTGGCAAAACGGTCACTGCCGCCGCTCTGATCGCCAAACGCAAGGTGAGTACGCTGGTATTGGTGCACCGCACCGAGTTGCTGCGTCAATGGCAGGAGAGGTTGACGGGATTTCTTGAACTACCCAAAGAGGGGCTTGGCGTCATCGGTGGAGGCAAGGAAAATCCGTCCGGCACAATCGATATCGCCGTCATGCAATCGCTGTCACGCCGCGAGAATCTGGGCGAACTCCTGGACCGTTACGGGCAGATCATCGTCGACGAGTGCCATCACCTTTCGGCCTTCTCCTTCGAGGCGATCCTCAAGCAAGCCAAGGCCAGATATGTGGTTGGCCTGACTGCTACGCCGGTACGTCGCGACGGCCACCAGCCGATCATATTCATGCAGTGCGGGCCAATCCGCCACAGTGCAAAGAAACCTGAAACAGCTCCGTCGCAGCTTGAGGTGTGGCCGAACTACCTGCCTGCAACAGAAATACCACCGGATACACCGATTCAGGGGGTGTTTCACCTCGTTGCAAACGATGTCGTGCGCAATCGTCGTATAGCAGCGGACGTGCTGGCTGCATATCAAGAAGGCCGCAAAGTGTTGGTGCTCACTGAACGGACAGAGCACCTAACGCTACTGAAGGAGGCGCTCGGCGAACATGCCAGACACTGTTTTGTCCTCCATGGGCGTTTGTCGAAGAAACAGAGATCAGCGGTGTTTGCCGAACTGGATGTATTGGAAGAAGCCGCCCCACGTGTCATTCTCGCAACCGGTCGCCTGATCGGCGAAGGCTTCGATCACCCGCCGCTCGATACGTTGGTCTTGGCCATGCCGATATCCTGGAAAGGGACGTTGCAGCAATATGCAGGCCGTCTGCATCGTGAGCACGCCGACAAGAAGGATGTACGAATCCACGACTATATCGATGAGGATCAGCCTCAGCTTGCCCGGATGTGGAAAAAACGTCAGCAGGGTTACCGGGCCATGGGCTATCGAATTCGAACCGAGCACAGCCTGATTTGA
- a CDS encoding PAS domain S-box protein, producing MTKQRSYTSPDGQAVDALMDAQTSLRTVLEASPVSMFVIGPDRTLLFANSIAQNLFKSYPIGSARSCCGDLIACRNRHLDQSGCGHSCECSQCDLDNAILTALKGEEDSTCLRGESHFYSDNCPDVLWVKFAVTPLNIGEQRYALASVEDITERKLTEKALQTSERRFSELIRYSFDSITILDAEGVQIFVSDAVERILGYDPSALIGISVIKEMVHPDDQARVKTTFATILKEGMGGTQYRHKHKNGSWVYLEAWGTNQLENPDIRGVVVNVRDITERKLAECALSVSEEQFKSIVESSPMGMHFYRLDDNNRLILVAANPASDRLLNIEHSKLIGMSIEDAFPGLIETDIPEMYREVALGQIPIQTFETPYRDEHFSGVYEVYVFRTGDRTVATLYLDVSERKKVQELMIQTEKMMSVGGLAAGMAHEINNPLSGILQNVQVLMRRLTTELPENLRAAEDIGCSFDTIKSFMEKRDIISSLESVRSAGTRAARIVSSMLEFSRKSTSGHTPVDLNALLDKALELCSTDYDLKKKYDFRSIRIVRDYEPTLPLVSCFETQIQQVLMNLLTNAAQAMADTPSPSISLRTFTERDWACIEIEDNGPGMTEDVRKHVFEPFFTTKPVGEGTGLGLSVSYFIVVNHHHGTINVNSVLRKGTRFVVRLPITPNPATNVERVDRFEV from the coding sequence ATGACCAAGCAGCGAAGCTACACTAGTCCCGACGGACAAGCCGTCGATGCGTTGATGGATGCCCAGACTAGTCTGCGCACAGTTCTCGAGGCGTCACCAGTTAGCATGTTTGTCATTGGCCCGGATCGAACTCTCCTGTTTGCCAACTCCATTGCCCAAAACCTGTTCAAATCTTATCCAATAGGAAGCGCGAGAAGCTGCTGCGGCGACCTCATCGCTTGTAGAAACAGGCATTTAGATCAAAGTGGTTGCGGTCATTCCTGTGAATGTTCACAATGCGACTTGGACAACGCCATCTTAACGGCTCTGAAAGGGGAGGAAGATTCCACATGTTTGCGCGGGGAATCTCACTTTTACTCCGACAACTGTCCGGATGTATTATGGGTCAAATTCGCAGTTACTCCGCTCAATATTGGCGAACAGCGGTACGCATTGGCCAGTGTAGAAGATATAACTGAACGCAAGCTGACAGAAAAGGCCCTTCAGACGAGCGAACGTCGTTTTTCGGAACTTATCCGTTACTCTTTTGATTCGATTACAATTCTTGATGCTGAAGGAGTTCAAATTTTTGTCAGTGATGCTGTTGAAAGGATACTTGGGTACGACCCTTCGGCGCTAATAGGCATATCTGTCATCAAAGAAATGGTTCACCCAGATGACCAGGCGCGAGTGAAGACGACGTTTGCAACAATTCTGAAAGAGGGGATGGGGGGGACTCAGTACCGACATAAGCATAAGAACGGCTCTTGGGTATATCTTGAGGCCTGGGGAACAAACCAATTGGAGAATCCAGATATCCGCGGTGTCGTTGTCAATGTTCGTGATATCACCGAGAGAAAACTTGCTGAGTGTGCATTGAGCGTTTCTGAGGAGCAGTTTAAAAGTATTGTTGAATCTTCACCGATGGGTATGCATTTCTACCGTTTAGACGACAATAACCGATTGATTCTTGTTGCTGCAAACCCGGCTTCAGACCGTTTACTTAACATTGAACACTCGAAACTCATCGGTATGTCCATCGAGGACGCTTTTCCAGGTCTCATCGAGACTGACATCCCTGAAATGTACCGAGAGGTCGCACTCGGGCAAATTCCTATACAGACGTTCGAGACACCATACCGGGACGAACATTTTTCAGGAGTCTACGAGGTTTATGTTTTCAGGACTGGAGATAGGACTGTGGCAACATTGTACCTTGATGTTTCTGAGCGTAAGAAAGTCCAAGAGCTGATGATTCAGACTGAAAAAATGATGAGCGTGGGTGGATTAGCGGCAGGAATGGCTCATGAAATCAATAATCCATTGAGTGGTATTCTGCAAAATGTTCAGGTTTTGATGCGTCGCCTTACCACTGAACTCCCTGAAAACCTGCGTGCTGCTGAAGATATTGGATGTTCCTTTGATACCATTAAAAGTTTCATGGAGAAACGCGACATTATTTCTTCTCTTGAATCTGTACGCTCGGCGGGAACAAGGGCAGCTCGGATAGTTTCTAGCATGCTTGAATTTAGTCGGAAGAGCACGTCCGGCCATACTCCAGTCGACTTAAACGCTCTTTTGGATAAGGCATTGGAGCTTTGCTCCACCGACTACGATTTGAAAAAGAAATACGATTTCCGTAGCATACGAATTGTCAGGGACTATGAACCCACCCTGCCGCTGGTCTCATGTTTTGAAACACAAATTCAGCAAGTTCTCATGAACCTTTTGACCAACGCGGCTCAGGCTATGGCTGACACTCCCTCTCCATCCATTTCTCTGAGAACTTTTACTGAAAGAGATTGGGCGTGTATTGAGATTGAAGACAATGGACCGGGCATGACTGAAGACGTTAGAAAGCACGTCTTCGAGCCATTCTTTACAACCAAACCTGTCGGAGAAGGTACTGGGCTCGGTCTGTCTGTATCTTACTTCATCGTAGTTAATCACCATCATGGGACGATCAATGTCAATTCAGTATTGAGGAAGGGGACACGTTTTGTTGTCAGGTTGCCGATTACGCCGAATCCCGCCACAAATGTTGAGAGAGTCGATAGGTTTGAAGTCTGA
- a CDS encoding type II toxin-antitoxin system HipA family toxin, with translation MTSDRENAVVFVSLTGVGYVPAGVLTYIPKTDQYIFGYGRRYLEREDAVPLDPVLLPLRLKGSLTFRTKEGLPNVFRDASPDSWARKILSIYAPRHPDTMTQFELLTAVHEPLRTGGMAFGPDASGPRSMADWHDGPPLMRPVSDLEKMAHLVRLVEKHAQDDTLPALRQELSDPIMKAMAFSFSALGGSRPKAFYRSNDGREWIAKFPKLGDAWNDPRIEFATMNLAKRCGIETANTSMINVNNYIDVLLVQRFDRDNMGIPKHFISGFTLGNLPLEGDWKSYQHLSETARRHGNVKVGGELFKRMAFNVLCSNRDDHPKQQSFFVERTHVAITPAYDITPAYIANNSNEYDLALACGKQKNPKAATLENILSWTEPFGLRREEARAILNDMLSITRQWREFFFELGVSSKDIEEVACRFIQAERELPTLAHGLER, from the coding sequence ATGACATCTGACAGAGAAAACGCGGTCGTTTTTGTTTCGCTCACCGGCGTGGGATATGTTCCGGCTGGAGTGCTCACTTACATTCCCAAAACGGATCAATACATCTTTGGATATGGCCGCAGATACCTTGAGCGTGAAGACGCGGTACCCCTTGATCCAGTCTTGTTGCCCCTAAGGCTCAAAGGGTCCCTGACTTTTCGCACCAAGGAAGGTCTTCCGAACGTGTTCCGGGATGCTTCGCCCGACTCCTGGGCTCGGAAGATTCTCTCGATCTATGCCCCACGTCATCCCGACACCATGACCCAGTTTGAATTGCTCACGGCCGTGCATGAGCCACTGCGGACCGGAGGCATGGCTTTCGGGCCAGACGCTTCCGGGCCGCGTTCCATGGCGGACTGGCACGACGGACCGCCTCTTATGAGGCCTGTTTCAGACCTGGAGAAGATGGCTCATCTTGTTCGACTCGTTGAGAAGCACGCTCAGGACGATACCCTACCGGCGCTCCGGCAGGAGCTTTCGGACCCAATCATGAAAGCCATGGCTTTCAGCTTCTCGGCTTTAGGGGGCAGCCGACCTAAAGCATTCTATCGTTCCAACGACGGTAGGGAGTGGATCGCCAAGTTCCCCAAGCTTGGAGATGCGTGGAATGACCCCAGAATAGAGTTTGCTACGATGAACTTGGCCAAACGCTGCGGAATTGAAACCGCTAATACATCGATGATCAACGTCAATAATTATATTGATGTCCTTCTCGTGCAGCGATTTGACAGGGACAACATGGGCATCCCGAAGCATTTTATTTCAGGGTTTACACTGGGCAATTTGCCACTAGAAGGTGATTGGAAGAGTTATCAACACCTTTCCGAGACTGCCAGGCGTCATGGAAATGTCAAAGTTGGCGGGGAATTGTTCAAGAGAATGGCGTTTAACGTTCTCTGCTCCAACAGGGATGACCACCCAAAGCAGCAATCTTTTTTTGTGGAGCGTACTCATGTGGCCATTACTCCAGCGTATGACATCACTCCGGCATACATCGCCAACAACTCCAACGAATACGATCTTGCCCTTGCCTGCGGAAAGCAAAAGAACCCGAAGGCAGCGACTCTTGAGAACATTTTGAGTTGGACGGAGCCTTTTGGCCTTCGGCGCGAAGAAGCCCGAGCCATCCTCAACGATATGCTAAGCATCACGAGACAGTGGCGGGAGTTTTTTTTCGAACTCGGAGTGTCCTCAAAAGATATCGAGGAAGTCGCTTGCAGGTTCATTCAGGCTGAACGGGAACTTCCAACGCTGGCACATGGCTTGGAACGATGA
- a CDS encoding helix-turn-helix domain-containing protein gives MYYLLGMSKRTMAKEALPASAANALAKLGQDIRAARVRRGITAAELAERAFISRLTITRLEKGHPGVSLGVLAHVLWVLELEGNLGALADPQNDRLGTLLAVDALPKYVRKKDGDDKLYDI, from the coding sequence ATGTATTATTTATTAGGCATGAGCAAGCGAACAATGGCAAAAGAGGCCCTCCCTGCTTCAGCTGCGAACGCCCTGGCCAAGCTTGGCCAAGATATCCGGGCTGCCCGAGTGCGGCGGGGAATTACCGCAGCAGAGCTGGCTGAAAGAGCTTTTATCAGCCGTCTTACTATCACGAGACTGGAAAAGGGTCACCCTGGTGTGTCCCTTGGGGTTCTGGCCCATGTGCTTTGGGTCCTGGAACTGGAAGGGAACCTGGGAGCGCTCGCTGATCCGCAAAACGATCGGCTTGGAACGCTCCTGGCCGTGGATGCGTTGCCTAAATACGTGAGAAAGAAGGACGGAGACGATAAACTCTATGACATCTGA
- a CDS encoding phage tail protein codes for MKLVMKIRRALRFAVLGMWLVTAGPVLAVDATSFDPMTVAITSQSTIAVGTVVAWPSGSNPADIGKWLECNGQAVPAGSQYDRLRAVLGGQPIPNYNGQFLRGTTTAGLVGTQVSDTIKSHTVSVPGQNAPVSGGLNSTSLSGSASSQTYWFTQTVVNTGGDYTGGGGMGAVTGANYNTETRSTSGGSISGSLNSGSLTGTAYVSAQTGTYSGGSETAPVHTRVRYLIRSIL; via the coding sequence ATGAAGTTGGTGATGAAGATTCGCCGCGCTCTGCGCTTTGCGGTCCTGGGCATGTGGCTGGTGACGGCTGGCCCGGTCCTGGCTGTCGACGCCACCAGCTTCGACCCAATGACGGTCGCTATCACCAGCCAAAGCACCATAGCCGTGGGAACGGTGGTCGCGTGGCCATCCGGCTCCAACCCGGCAGATATAGGCAAATGGCTGGAGTGCAACGGTCAGGCAGTCCCCGCTGGCAGCCAGTATGATCGCCTTCGTGCCGTTCTGGGTGGACAGCCAATCCCGAACTATAATGGCCAGTTCCTGCGCGGCACGACCACGGCAGGACTTGTCGGTACTCAAGTATCTGACACCATCAAGTCACATACCGTGTCCGTCCCTGGGCAAAACGCTCCTGTCAGTGGGGGGCTGAATTCGACCTCTTTGAGTGGATCGGCGTCATCCCAGACATATTGGTTTACGCAGACCGTAGTTAATACTGGAGGTGATTATACCGGTGGCGGCGGCATGGGGGCTGTTACAGGTGCAAACTACAACACTGAAACTCGTTCAACATCAGGCGGATCAATTTCCGGGTCGCTCAACAGCGGGTCGTTGACGGGAACGGCCTACGTAAGCGCTCAAACCGGAACATACAGTGGTGGTTCGGAAACAGCGCCGGTTCACACGAGAGTGCGTTATCTCATCCGCTCGATCCTCTGA
- a CDS encoding lytic transglycosylase domain-containing protein — translation MRLAFAVAFFLMTCNQVLASQDLDALFDAPCERYGVPKALALAIASHESGMGPWAMNIEGRTVLHADREQALALSQACLMRGLSFDIGVMQVNSQWLRRYKLPLDVVFGPRGNIQVGVWILAQCIKRHGLTWQAVAAYHTPVERNPDRGRAYAVAVLDRMRRMNASPSSSAPTPVVEQSRPANQAVAQAPMLVKRFREVASNERIVR, via the coding sequence ATGAGGCTAGCCTTCGCCGTCGCGTTCTTCCTCATGACGTGCAACCAGGTCCTGGCCAGCCAGGACCTGGACGCCCTCTTCGACGCCCCCTGCGAACGCTATGGGGTCCCGAAGGCCCTGGCCCTGGCCATCGCCAGCCATGAGAGCGGCATGGGGCCGTGGGCAATGAACATCGAGGGCCGGACCGTGTTGCATGCCGACCGGGAGCAGGCCCTGGCGCTCAGTCAGGCCTGCCTCATGCGGGGCCTCTCATTCGACATCGGGGTCATGCAGGTCAACTCGCAGTGGCTGCGGCGCTACAAGCTTCCGCTGGACGTGGTGTTCGGTCCTCGCGGCAACATCCAGGTGGGCGTCTGGATTCTCGCGCAATGCATCAAGCGTCACGGCCTGACCTGGCAGGCCGTGGCCGCCTACCACACGCCCGTCGAACGCAATCCGGATCGCGGCCGGGCCTATGCCGTGGCCGTCCTGGACCGTATGCGCCGGATGAACGCCTCTCCTTCCTCATCCGCGCCCACTCCTGTCGTCGAACAAAGCCGTCCCGCAAACCAAGCCGTGGCGCAAGCGCCGATGCTGGTGAAGCGGTTCCGGGAAGTGGCCAGCAATGAACGGATCGTGAGGTGA
- a CDS encoding zincin-like metallopeptidase domain-containing protein, which yields MAVEAVARKPLHEVFAEQIIEDLKLGVAPWQKPWLPGQLYSPMNPVSGTIYSGINRLMLSRKGYADPRWMTLRQANSIDCRVRKGEKSQPIVFWQFTKDVPATDDQGKPVLDADGKQVMETVQLARPIVRFSSVFHVSQFEGNVPSLDVSTLVRTWDPDEKAEAILANSGAVIRHNQRNRAFYSPAKDEICLPPMERFPTPGNYYSTALHELGHWTGHESRMAREFGPFGSEVYAREELRAEIASWMLGQDLGIGHDPGQHLSYVNSWIKVLEQDPYEIVRACRDAERIKDYVLVMEHEQELGKGQEAASPNLSLPEGWSESRPGGLATNKDPVKGGIVDKVMLSTPDEWFAIPNDDGLLAQFKDKFFSSRAEAFAALKHAVEQSRDGITRDDDPSKEPAAPSQTATGKVFLAVPFREKNLAKAAGAKWDVEAKMWYAPEGADLDKLKSWLSKDKAPAPHKSMPPVEEFAQALRAAGLDLKGQSPIMDGKIHRVPVLGGKPQARDGAYQGHLDGVPNGWYQNYLTGEKTRWKATGHTLTLEQKAVLRQEAEQRLQQRERERVELQDQVARMCADNFHILPPIRPMAAISNPYLLRKGILPLGDIKESSDSTVLLIPLYNAEGQLRNVQEIDWGGTKRFQAGAEKKGCFCLVDQEKKLEQGEILLAEGYATGVSLHMATGKPVAVAFDAGNLEPVARNLREKFPMAKIVVCADNDHAREHGNIGVEKAKQTAQAVGGCVIVPEFTKEERVAGLTDWNDVHGSRGLDEVARQLDRGLSREKCQGMER from the coding sequence ATGGCCGTTGAGGCGGTTGCCCGCAAACCGCTCCACGAGGTGTTCGCCGAACAGATCATCGAGGACCTCAAGCTGGGTGTGGCCCCCTGGCAAAAGCCTTGGCTCCCGGGGCAGCTCTATTCCCCCATGAACCCCGTGTCCGGCACAATATACAGCGGCATCAACCGTTTGATGCTCTCGCGCAAGGGGTATGCCGATCCCCGGTGGATGACCCTGCGGCAGGCGAACTCAATAGATTGCCGCGTCCGCAAGGGGGAGAAGTCCCAGCCGATCGTTTTCTGGCAGTTCACCAAGGATGTCCCGGCCACGGATGACCAGGGCAAGCCTGTCCTGGATGCCGATGGCAAGCAGGTCATGGAAACTGTTCAGCTGGCCAGGCCCATTGTCCGGTTCTCGTCGGTCTTCCATGTCAGCCAGTTCGAAGGAAATGTTCCGTCACTGGACGTTTCGACGCTCGTCCGGACCTGGGACCCGGACGAGAAAGCTGAAGCCATCCTGGCAAATTCCGGCGCGGTCATCAGGCACAACCAGCGCAACCGGGCATTCTACAGCCCGGCCAAGGACGAAATCTGTCTTCCTCCCATGGAGCGGTTCCCCACGCCCGGGAATTACTATTCCACCGCGCTGCATGAGCTTGGCCACTGGACAGGGCACGAGTCGCGCATGGCGCGCGAATTCGGCCCCTTCGGGTCCGAGGTCTACGCCAGGGAGGAACTGAGGGCGGAGATCGCATCCTGGATGCTCGGCCAGGATTTGGGCATCGGCCACGACCCTGGCCAGCACCTTTCCTACGTGAATTCTTGGATCAAGGTGCTGGAGCAGGACCCCTATGAAATCGTCCGGGCCTGCCGGGACGCTGAAAGGATCAAAGACTACGTGCTCGTCATGGAACACGAGCAGGAACTCGGCAAAGGCCAGGAAGCGGCTTCACCAAACCTCTCCCTGCCCGAAGGCTGGAGTGAGTCCAGGCCCGGCGGCCTGGCGACGAACAAAGACCCAGTCAAAGGCGGCATCGTGGACAAGGTCATGCTGTCCACACCGGATGAGTGGTTCGCCATCCCCAATGACGATGGCCTCCTTGCGCAGTTTAAAGACAAGTTCTTCTCGTCCCGCGCAGAAGCCTTTGCCGCCCTCAAGCATGCCGTGGAGCAGTCCCGGGATGGCATTACCCGTGATGACGATCCCTCCAAAGAACCCGCCGCGCCATCCCAAACGGCTACTGGGAAGGTGTTCCTGGCCGTGCCCTTCCGTGAAAAGAACCTAGCCAAGGCTGCCGGGGCCAAGTGGGACGTGGAGGCCAAAATGTGGTACGCTCCCGAAGGGGCCGACCTGGACAAGCTCAAAAGCTGGCTCTCCAAGGACAAGGCCCCCGCTCCGCATAAGTCCATGCCGCCCGTCGAGGAGTTCGCCCAGGCCCTGCGCGCGGCCGGGCTCGACCTCAAGGGCCAGTCCCCCATCATGGATGGCAAGATTCATCGTGTGCCCGTCCTGGGCGGCAAACCCCAGGCCCGGGACGGGGCCTATCAGGGACACCTCGATGGCGTTCCCAACGGGTGGTATCAGAACTACCTCACCGGCGAGAAAACGAGGTGGAAGGCCACCGGCCATACACTGACCCTGGAGCAGAAGGCCGTCCTGCGGCAGGAAGCGGAACAGCGCCTCCAGCAGCGGGAGCGCGAGCGCGTGGAGCTTCAGGACCAGGTGGCCCGCATGTGCGCGGACAACTTCCACATCCTGCCGCCCATCAGGCCCATGGCGGCCATCAGCAACCCCTATCTGCTCCGCAAGGGCATCCTGCCGCTCGGGGACATCAAGGAATCGTCCGACTCCACGGTGCTCCTGATCCCTCTTTACAATGCGGAGGGCCAGCTCAGAAACGTCCAGGAAATCGATTGGGGGGGCACGAAGCGTTTCCAGGCAGGGGCCGAGAAAAAGGGGTGTTTCTGCCTAGTGGACCAGGAGAAAAAGCTGGAACAGGGTGAAATCCTCCTCGCCGAAGGCTACGCCACGGGCGTCAGCCTGCATATGGCAACCGGCAAGCCCGTGGCTGTGGCCTTCGATGCCGGGAACCTGGAGCCGGTCGCCCGGAACCTTCGGGAGAAATTCCCCATGGCCAAGATCGTGGTCTGCGCCGACAACGATCATGCCCGGGAGCACGGCAACATCGGCGTGGAGAAGGCCAAACAAACCGCCCAGGCCGTGGGCGGCTGCGTTATTGTGCCCGAGTTCACCAAGGAGGAACGGGTGGCGGGCCTGACCGACTGGAACGACGTCCACGGCAGCCGTGGCCTGGATGAGGTGGCCCGACAGCTGGATCGCGGCCTGTCCAGGGAGAAGTGCCAGGGGATGGAGCGATGA